The Paramormyrops kingsleyae isolate MSU_618 chromosome 11, PKINGS_0.4, whole genome shotgun sequence genome includes a window with the following:
- the ankrd34c gene encoding ankyrin repeat domain-containing protein 34C has product MMDDMLELRTDGNSLLKAVWLRRLRLTRLLLEGGAYINESNERGETPLMVACMSRHSDQQSASKAKLVKYLLENKADPNIQDKAGRTALMHACSQKAGHQLVSLLLSNGADPSIEDRSGASALVHAINADDKETLKLLLDACKAKGKEVIIITTDKSPSGTKTTKQYLNVPPSPELEDRYSPEVCTSPSEITVQSPPSPEDDKPQDTVFGFQAKRAAGSGGGTTTPSKLLTEPASPIRKPVNTKRARLPQLKRLQSEPWGLIAPSVLAAAKEDSKRANSDEDVIAGLNGLALSKRASLSLHNSTENKEGSGSFPSMGDLSSKVLPTPRRMSHDKPLAQTSGIPTCMPVSLRDAMHWKILGSELSDSDSQLYCDSGVLDSPRAALERRKNNMSPRTILSGSRESLDSSAGTSPATARRRDPGLLERRGSGTLLLDYISHTRPGFLPPLNVNPNPPIPDIGASSKPSSPLTVGIRSIIPMAPNSPKRGTSKPKKKLVRRHSMQVEQMKQLSGFEELANQ; this is encoded by the coding sequence ATGATGGACGACATGCTGGAGCTTCGGACGGACGGAAACTCGCTGCTGAAGGCCGTGTGGCTTCGGCGTTTGCGTCTGACGCGGCTGCTGCTAGAAGGCGGGGCATATATAAACGAGAGCAATGAGCGAGGGGAGACGCCACTCATGGTGGCCTGCATGTCCCGTCACAGCGACCAGCAGAGCGCCAGCAAGGCCAAGCTGGTGAAGTACCTTCTGGAGAATAAGGCTGACCCCAACATCCAGGATAAGGCAGGCCGGACAGCCCTCATGCACGCCTGCAGCCAGAAGGCTGGTCACCAGCTGGTGTCCCTGCTACTGAGCAATGGCGCGGACCCCAGCATAGAGGACCGCAGCGGGGCCTCGGCACTTGTTCATGCCATAAATGCAGATGACAAGGAAACCTTAAAACTCCTGCTGGATGCCTGCAAAGCCAAAGGCAAGGAAGTGATCATCATCACCACGGACAAGTCTCCATCAGGCACCAAAACTACCAAGCAGTACCTTAATGTCCCCCCATCCCCCGAGTTGGAGGACAGATACTCCCCAGAAGTGTGCACCTCCCCCTCGGAAATCACCGTTCAATCTCCGCCTTCCCCCGAAGACGACAAACCGCAGGACACAGTCTTCGGCTTCCAGGCCAAACGGGCAGCGGGGAGTGGCGGCGGAACCACCACGCCTAGCAAGCTCCTGACCGAGCCGGCGTCTCCCATCAGGAAGCCAGTCAACACTAAACGCGCGCGGCTGCCGCAGCTCAAACGGCTGCAGTCTGAACCGTGGGGCCTCATCGCGCCCTCAGTCCTGGCTGCGGCCAAAGAGGACAGTAAAAGAGCCAATTCTGATGAGGATGTCATCGCTGGCCTTAATGGCCTCGCACTATCCAAAAGAGCATCTCTATCACTGCACAACAGCACGGAGAACAAAGAGGGCTCTGGATCCTTCCCCTCCATGGGCGATCTATCTTCTAAGGTGCTGCCCACACCTCGCAGGATGTCTCATGATAAGCCCCTCGCCCAGACCAGTGGCATTCCTACATGCATGCCAGTCAGCCTGAGGGACGCCATGCATTGGAAGATTCTGGGAAGTGAGCTCTCTGACTCGGATTCACAGTTGTACTGCGACTCAGGTGTGCTGGACTCTCCCAGGGCAGCCTTGGAGCGGAGGAAGAACAACATGTCTCCACGGACCATACTGAGCGGCTCCCGGGAATCACTGGACAGCAGTGCTGGTACGTCGCCCGCCACAGCCCGCCGCAGGGACCCAGGGCTGCTGGAACGACGTGGATCCGGCACCTTGCTCCTGGACTATATCTCCCACACACGGCCCGGTTTCCTTCCACCCCTCAATGTCAATCCCAACCCCCCGATTCCCGACATCGGAGCCTCTAGCAAGCCCTCTTCCCCTCTCACCGTGGGCATCAGGTCCATCATACCAATGGCACCCAACTCACCAAAGAGAGGCACATCAAAACCCAAGAAGAAGCTGGTGAGGAGACACTCTATGCAAGTGGAGCAAATGAAGCAGCTGTCTGGTTTCGAAGAGCTAGCTAACCAGTAG
- the LOC111859374 gene encoding transmembrane emp24 domain-containing protein 3-like: MRLLWLCAALFHVTAVWSTELTFELPDNERQCFHEELESEVKFNLDFQVIAGGNYDVDCFVTDPMNNILYQERKKQYDSFSHTTTTKGVYKVCFSNEFSTFSHKMIYLDFRAGDETPLLPDITKTTALTQMESACMSIHEILKVVVESQTWYRLREAQDRIRAEDLQDRVSYWSIGETLFLFVISIGQVVMLRSFFSDKKTTVPART; the protein is encoded by the exons ATGCGGCTCCTCTGGCTTTGCGCTGCGCTCTTCCATGTTACTGCAGTCTGGAGCACAGAGTTAACGTTTGAATTGCCGGATAACGAAAGGCAGTGCTTTCACGAAGAACTTGAGAGCGAAGTTAAGTTTAATCTTGATTTCCAA GTTATCGCTGGAGGGAACTATGATGTTGATTGCTTTGTGACAGATCCTATGAACAATATCCTGTATCAGGAACGCAAGAAGCAGTATGACAGCTTCTCTCACACCACAACAACGAAGGGTGTGTATAAGGTGTGCTTCAGTAATGAGTTCTCCACCTTTTCCCACAAAATGATCTATTTGGATTTCCGAGCTGGGGACGAGACTCCGCTTCTTCCTGACATTACCAAAACAACAGCCCTCACGCAG ATGGAATCTGCCTGCATGTCCATCCATGAGATCCTGAAGGTGGTCGTGGAGTCGCAGACATGGTACAGACTTAGGGAGGCCCAAGACCGCATCAGGGCAGAAGACCTCCAGGACCGAGTCTCCTACTGGTCCATAGGGGAGACCCTCTTCCTGTTTGTCATCAGCATCGGCCAGGTCGTCATGCTCAGAAGCTTCTTTAGTGACAAGAAAACTACTGTCCCTGCTAGAACTTAG